The following proteins are co-located in the Procambarus clarkii isolate CNS0578487 chromosome 4, FALCON_Pclarkii_2.0, whole genome shotgun sequence genome:
- the LOC138370426 gene encoding golgin subfamily A member 6-like protein 7, with translation MRKEKLEMRKEKLEMRKEKLEMRKEKLEMRKEELEMRKEKLEMRKEELEMMKEKLEMRGGTRNEEGGTRNEEGETRNEEGGTRNEEGETRNEEGGTRNEEGETRNEEGETRNEEGGTRNEREETRNEREETRNERGETRNKEGGTRRTEKGAEK, from the coding sequence ATGAGGAAGGAGAAACTAGAAATGAGGAAGGAGAAACTAGAAATGAGGAAGGAGAAGCTAGAAATGAGGAAGGAGAAACTAGAAATGAGGAAGGAGGAACTAGAAATGAGGAAGGAGAAACTAGAAATGAGGAAGGAGGAACTAGAAATGATGAAGGAGAAACTAGAAATGAGAGGAGGAACTAGAAATGAGGAAGGAGGAACTAGAAATGAGGAAGGAGAAACTAGAAATGAGGAAGGAGGAACTAGAAATGAGGAAGGAGAAACTAGAAATGAGGAAGGAGGAACTAGAAATGAGGAAGGAGAAACTAGAAATGAGGAAGGAGAAACTAGAAATGAGGAAGGAGGAACTAGAAATGAGAGAGAAGAAACTAGAAATGAGAGAGAAGAAACTAGAAATGAGAGAGGAGAAACTAGAAATAAGGAAGGAGGAACCAGACGAACTGAGAAAGGAGCTGAGAAATAA